The genome window GAGAGTGATGCTTTGGTGTCAAGGGAAGGAAAGTGAGCGTCACTGACATGTGTGCCcctagtcagtcagtgagtggtTAAGTGCGAGTGGGATGTAGGTGGCAGTATGGTCTGTCGTTTGGCCTCTAGTCCTGGTTGTTCTGCGTTGGCTGTCCAGTTTGGCTTTTACCAtggttctccttctcctcttcttcactgACAATGAATTCCTCAGGAGGCCAACGCAGCTCGCCGCTCTCCACTTCCCCCTCCGTGGGCTCCACTACGATGGAGGGCAGGCGGTCTTTCAGCTTACAGCAGCGCTCGAAGTCTGAGGGG of Salmo salar chromosome ssa01, Ssal_v3.1, whole genome shotgun sequence contains these proteins:
- the LOC106601624 gene encoding protein LBH, which encodes MSVYSPQIYCPVFVPSGDDMTEVMISSTPMEDMRLSPSKDRLSFQIFPDPSDFERCCKLKDRLPSIVVEPTEGEVESGELRWPPEEFIVSEEEEKENHGKSQTGQPTQNNQD